Proteins encoded within one genomic window of Candidatus Caldatribacterium sp.:
- a CDS encoding protein jag has product MKRSVEVSGKTLEEVLERASRYFDVPKEQLGYEILSETKGFLSVFVPRMVKVRVWVKDEEEETQEVPAVSETPKFSGMQEAVEGFLRELVARMRLEVTVAVTQDGEVLRCALDGQDAGILIGRKGETLEALEILLRTFLARRGFGEVSLEVDVSGYRKRREEALRKLAQRMAQKVVREKKKVRLAPMNARERRIVHMALKDHPEVVTYSIGEEPNRRVVIDLKAERKGRSRQKNRARSQKDGGGMPRLHEG; this is encoded by the coding sequence GTGAAAAGAAGCGTTGAGGTTTCCGGGAAAACCCTTGAAGAAGTTCTTGAGCGGGCTTCGCGGTACTTTGACGTTCCCAAGGAGCAGCTGGGATACGAAATCCTTTCCGAGACTAAAGGATTCTTGAGCGTTTTTGTTCCCCGGATGGTGAAAGTTCGAGTTTGGGTTAAAGACGAGGAGGAAGAAACCCAGGAGGTACCGGCAGTTTCTGAGACGCCCAAGTTCTCCGGGATGCAGGAAGCCGTCGAAGGGTTTCTGCGGGAGCTCGTGGCGAGGATGAGGCTTGAGGTTACCGTTGCGGTAACGCAGGATGGTGAGGTGCTCCGTTGCGCCCTCGATGGGCAGGACGCGGGTATTCTCATCGGCCGAAAAGGAGAAACTCTCGAGGCCCTTGAAATTCTCTTGCGGACTTTCCTTGCTCGCCGTGGTTTCGGGGAGGTTTCCCTTGAAGTGGATGTCTCGGGCTACAGGAAGCGTCGGGAAGAGGCGCTGCGAAAACTTGCTCAGCGAATGGCTCAAAAAGTGGTGCGAGAGAAAAAGAAGGTCCGCCTCGCTCCTATGAATGCGCGGGAACGGCGCATCGTCCACATGGCGCTAAAGGATCACCCTGAGGTTGTAACGTACAGTATTGGCGAAGAGCCGAATCGGCGAGTGGTGATTGACCTTAAGGCTGAGAGGAAAGGGCGGTCGCGGCAGAAAAACCGAGCCCGATCGCAGAAGGATGGGGGAGGAATGCCCAGGCTCCATGAGGGATGA
- the mnmE gene encoding tRNA uridine-5-carboxymethylaminomethyl(34) synthesis GTPase MnmE — protein sequence MRDDTIAALATPPGVGAIGIVRLSGRDAIRIASRLFRARSGKRVEEFQSFRMYLGEIVDPKTGEPFDEALCVVMRAPKSYTCEDVVEFHLHGGPLVLRKALEACLGEGARLARPGEFTERAFLNGRIDLTQAEAVATLVRARSEKVLELSLRHLKGAFGEKVREWERRLLLLGAYIEASCDFLDASVENEEEYVRKEIAALLVEIRTELDRSRRLQPLEEGMLVVIAGKPNVGKSSLLNLLVGKDRAIVTPFPGTTRDAIEEFVLLEGFPFRFVDTAGIRESENPVERIGVERARNYLERADWIVVVFDRSRPLEEEDVRLAELVRSRPHLVVLNKSDLPPALTREEVEELYPGEPILEISALTGEGREELLAALLKRAQETVGPEEDLVLLTVRQREELEGILRVLEEAWEAQESGVPLDVLGVLVEEALAGMQRLTGERMNEKLLETIFSHFCIGK from the coding sequence ATGAGGGATGACACCATTGCCGCTTTGGCCACTCCGCCTGGGGTGGGGGCCATTGGGATTGTCCGCTTGAGTGGCCGGGATGCAATTCGGATTGCGTCCCGGCTTTTTCGTGCCCGCTCCGGAAAGCGGGTTGAGGAGTTCCAAAGTTTTCGAATGTACCTGGGGGAGATTGTGGACCCAAAAACGGGTGAGCCTTTCGACGAAGCACTCTGCGTGGTTATGCGGGCTCCAAAGAGCTACACCTGCGAGGATGTTGTAGAGTTCCACCTCCATGGGGGACCTCTCGTCCTCCGGAAAGCTCTCGAAGCCTGCCTTGGAGAGGGGGCGCGTTTGGCGCGCCCTGGGGAATTCACAGAGCGAGCCTTTCTGAACGGGCGTATCGATCTCACCCAGGCAGAAGCAGTGGCAACCCTTGTTCGAGCTCGGTCGGAAAAGGTTCTCGAGCTTTCTCTGCGGCACCTCAAGGGGGCCTTTGGGGAGAAGGTGCGGGAGTGGGAGAGGCGGCTCCTTCTCCTTGGGGCGTACATCGAGGCTTCCTGTGATTTTCTCGATGCTTCCGTGGAGAACGAGGAAGAATACGTCCGGAAGGAAATTGCCGCTCTTCTTGTCGAAATTAGAACAGAACTTGACCGAAGCAGGCGCCTTCAACCTCTTGAGGAAGGAATGCTTGTCGTCATTGCGGGGAAGCCCAATGTAGGGAAGTCAAGTCTCCTCAATCTCCTTGTGGGAAAGGATCGGGCGATTGTCACCCCTTTTCCCGGAACAACTCGGGATGCCATTGAGGAATTTGTTCTCCTTGAAGGATTTCCCTTTCGCTTCGTGGACACCGCAGGTATACGGGAGAGCGAGAACCCGGTGGAACGGATAGGGGTGGAGCGGGCAAGAAATTACCTTGAGCGGGCCGACTGGATTGTTGTGGTCTTTGACCGGAGCCGCCCTCTTGAAGAGGAGGACGTGCGACTTGCAGAACTCGTCCGGTCTCGTCCTCACCTTGTGGTGCTCAACAAAAGCGACCTTCCTCCGGCGCTCACCCGGGAGGAGGTGGAAGAGCTCTACCCGGGGGAGCCCATCCTCGAAATATCGGCGCTCACCGGAGAAGGACGGGAGGAGCTTTTGGCGGCTCTCTTGAAGCGCGCTCAAGAGACCGTAGGTCCAGAAGAGGACCTCGTTCTCCTTACGGTTCGCCAGAGAGAAGAGCTTGAAGGGATTCTCAGGGTACTCGAAGAAGCGTGGGAGGCCCAGGAGAGCGGTGTACCTCTTGACGTCTTAGGTGTCCTTGTGGAGGAGGCACTTGCGGGAATGCAACGCCTCACGGGGGAACGGATGAACGAAAAACTCCTCGAGACCATTTTCTCCCACTTCTGCATCGGAAAGTGA